The Erigeron canadensis isolate Cc75 chromosome 4, C_canadensis_v1, whole genome shotgun sequence genome window below encodes:
- the LOC122596915 gene encoding uncharacterized protein LOC122596915, which translates to MVSLTPEVLAAMPWGTFREKFLEEYVGTHELRLIKKEFRALTAKPGAIGDYRGLCRQHTTLSASIKESKRLDDDFKSKKVATKDDDKKSRFKRRFNGSSNSEKRFKGGSSSHKDDKKIAPWCSACKAPHNGSCSEKTKRCDKCGMTGHATSVCKDKTRCYRCQETGHLIADCPVKKKEDEKKKDQPKAKSCAFQMTTDLAKENDEVISGTFLVNSKPASVLYDSGANSDIRVGYDDCSIEIEGHSFPVQLLPTTFAGFDIVISMDWLSQNDATIICSQKIVRFSSLDGKVISVYGDKKKGSIKIIKLMKALNCIRHNKNHFLAYVIDTRKEKSSISNVDVVSEFSDVFPDALPSIPPDREVTFQIDLVPGAIPVAKAPYCLAPIEMKKLMSQLQELLDKGFIQPSSSPWGAPLHGASYFSKIDLRSGYHQLKVKREDVAKTTFCTRYGHYEFLVMPFGWTNAPAAFMDLMNRSKEKHREHLRAVLEVLREKKLYAKFSKCEFGLREVQFLGHVVSSEGIKGDPAKIEVVSKWEQPKTPTEIKSFLGLACYYRRFIHDFSRITKPMTELTKKGVKFVWAEAQEKAFQTLKTKLCEAPILALPEGTDDLVVYSDASISGLGCVLMQRDKVIAYASRQLKPHEKNYPTHDLELAAVVFALKLWRHYLYGTKCTLYTDHKSLQYVFTQK; encoded by the exons ATGGTTTCCTTGACTCCTGAGGTGCTTGCTGCTATGCCTTGGGGTACATTCAGGGAAAAGTTTTTGGAAGAATATGTGGGTACACATGAGTTAAGGTTGATCAAGAAGGAATTCAGGGCTTTGACTGCTAAGCCAGGTGCCATAGGTGA CTATCGTGGCCTCTGTAGGCAACATACTACATTGTCTGCTTCTATCAAGGAGTCTAAGAGAttggatgatgattttaagtCTAAAAAAGTGGCTACAAAAGATGATGATAAGAAGTCCAGGTTCAAGAGAAGGTTTAATGGGTCTTCAAATTCAGAAAAACGGTTTAAAGGAGGTTCTTCCTCCCATAAGGATGATAAGAAGATTGCTCCATGGTGTTCAGCTTGCAAGGCCCCACACAACGGGTCATGTTCTGAGAAGACAAAGAGATGTGACAAGTGTGGTATGACGGGCCATGCTACCTCAGTTTGTAAGGATAAGACTCGTTGTTACAGGTGCCAGGAGACGGGCCATTTGATTGCAGATTGTCctgtgaagaagaaagaagatgagAAGAAGAAAGATCAGCCCAAAGCTAAGTCTTGTGCCTTTCAGATGACTACCGACCTTGCAAAGGAAAATGATGAGGTAATAAGTGGTACTTTTCTTGTTAATTCAAAACCTGCTTCTGTTCTTTATGATTCGGGTGCAAATAG TGATATCCGTGTGGGTTATGATGATTGTTCTATCGAGATTGAGGGTCATTCCTTTCCGGTCCAGTTGTTGCCTACTACATTTGCTGGTTTTGATATAGTGATAAGCATGGACTGGTTATCACAAAATGATGCTACCATTATATGTTCTCAAAAGATCGTGCGTTTCTCTTCTCTGGATGGTAAGGTCATTTCTGTTTATGGAGATAAGAAGAAAGGGAGCATAAAGATCATTAAGTTGATGAAGGCTCTCAATTGCATTCGGCATAATAAGAATCACTTTCTTGCTTATGTTATTGATACACGAAAGGAAAAGTCTTCTATCTCTAATGTTGATGTGGTTTCTGAATTTTCTGATGTCTTTCCAGATGCTCTTCCCAGTATTCCTCCCGATCGTGAGGTCACTTTTCAGATTGATCTTGTACCCGGTGCCATTCCTGTTGCAAAAGCACCGTATTGTTTAGCTCCTATAGAAATGAAAAAGTTAATGTCTCAGCTTCAAGAGCTACTTGACAAAGGTTTCATACAACCAAGTTCCTCGCCTTGGGGAGCTCCG CTCCATGGTGCTTCCTACTTCTCTAAGATCGATTTACGGTCCGGTTATCATCAATTAAAGGTCAAAAGGGAAGATGTAGCCAAGACAACTTTTTGTACACGTTATGGGCACTATGAGTTTCTTGTCATGCCATTTGGGTGGACAAATGCTCCAGCCGCTTTCATGGATTTAATGAATCGG TCTAAAGAAAAGCACCGTGAGCACTTAAGAGCCGTTCTTGAGGTTCTTAGGGAGAAGAAGTTATATGCAAAGTTCTCAAAGTGTGAATTCGGGCTTCGAGAAGTACAATTTCTCGGGCATGTCGTCTCTTCTGAAGGTATTAAAGGTGATCCCGCAAAGATTGAAGTTGTCTCTAAATGGGAACAGCCAAAGACACCTACGGAAATCAAGAGTTTTCTTGGTTTAGCATGCTACTACCGAAGGTTCATTCATGATTTCTCTCGTATAACTAAGCCCATGACAGAATTGACAAAGAAAGGGGTGAAGTTCGTGTGGGCTGAAGCTCAAGAAAAGGCTTTTCAAACATTAAAGACCAAGTTATGTGAAGCTCCAATCCTTGCCTTACCCGAAGGTACCGATGATCTTGTTGTTTATAGTGATGCTTCTATTTCAGGTTTGGGTTGTGTTCTCATGCAAAGGGACAAGGTTATTGCCTATGCCTCACGTCAGTTAAAGCCTCATGAAAAGAACTACCCGACCCATGATCTAGAGTTGGCTGCTGTGGTGTTTGCTTTGAAGTTGtggaggcattatttgtatggcACTAAGTGTACTTTGTACACCGACCACAAAAGTTTGCAATATGTGTTCACACAAAAGTAA